In one Acipenser ruthenus chromosome 10, fAciRut3.2 maternal haplotype, whole genome shotgun sequence genomic region, the following are encoded:
- the LOC117412948 gene encoding methyl-CpG-binding domain protein 5-like isoform X2, translated as MNGGREYEGGDKGGPPPAQVPIGWQRKADPNQVVYVSPSGSVLSCLEQVKTYLLTDGTCKCGLECPLILPKVFNFDPGAAVKQRTAEDVKADEDVTKLCIHKRKIIAVATLHKSMETPHPSLVLTSPGGGTSATPVVPTRSATPRAIRNKSHEGMANSVVTECKNPFKMMMMTGPRLYQQELTAGQLQDFHAGYPRQRLGSNEHGQKSPYRGSHGGLPSPASSGSQIYGDGSLSPRTDPLGSPDVFTRNNPGFHGVSNSSPIQLNNRTRLSPHAVLLHNAPAQSSCAMAGRTNIPLSPTVTTKSPILKKPMCNFPPNMDMPRAVFHHKPPQVSHPPPPPPLPPPCALQKKQITSEKDPLGILDPIPSKPVSQSHMLMNPSNFQSNVHSQVPMMNVNIPPAIVPLPSNLPLPTVKSGPVNHGSHIQRVQHVASTTISHSPVTSPVHMMGPVMGRIEASPQRSRSSSTSSDHGSFIVPPGPQASCGSMKVPPRSPRSSIGSPRPSMPSSPSTKPDGLHHQYKDVSNQLLVGKSNVLNAQSNSMFPPASAGSAPQKNHPGLLGMPLNQILNQHNAASFPASSLLSAAAKAQLANQNKLTGNNNSSSRGNSNSSSVGPVGSGGNGEGHSTLNTMFPPNNMMLTMSEGQQSGRAALRDKLMAQQKDPLRKRKQPASVFNMLKQLPMGAPEASNPGPDHLRKQGQSSLPPNNSMAHLLQTMSCHMSGNNGAGCGISNANIPCSSNQLHFTDNSLTSFPPQNLQLQHHPSREEGMHCQNVNTNLVHSGGHVPHSQFASLVNQMQAVGNCGMLNQTGVALGSPLHHQPPPQHHHHTHHHHHPSPHHPERQHHHHHYHHHHHNQELSRIQASSVAMVPNNSGSNCAQASSEAGNSGLSSSMAVAGANQPAITKTTSVMQDGVIVRTASGNPLQGQLPIGCAFPFMGQEQMFQFPQNNLASSSLPNPLNTNLLGSLSIPLAMNNQQQQQHQQQQLLNQNLLNMLAAPSGDSNLNTLGILNPNLNAALALLSNDMDGQALPPGQLQLLAALLQNQAQAAAMLPLPPFNLNLPDRLQQQQQQQQPKNNSLASMTPVLPDHLQHNQSDCSRSEALMAHPLQSSLVRNDTTPNALLLPAVTGASGLMSMNPQLLGSLLNCAMDSATNHSEVPIATSSQATTTTTTTSSSSSSSVASMAVSSLGGSAIASMAETLLNLSNNPGNATGPAKLLSGSVVPQLLNPVLGTGDVSSLNSLNNPQLSNLQSLINNNNQMFHQNQQQLLQGLQGVQCHQGFQREHLFSGPADSSSPMACLFQNFQVSLPEDIAVSSKPMNLQSGMTSLPEHPHAGLPAFRDGPCESQPQRTEQTAGQQATGSLQGAGPRGDSSVDAIYKAVVDAASKGMQVVITTSVSSTTQMSPIPALSAFTASIADPVNLSHAVNAVIHGRRPSCQEPETRARNTRGSRVRKNSEQGKSTPEGGEAYEYFKSPGRNTPRKLWEVDQVPGADGNPWKFEEVLGRSAPVHSSPCKERPNSISPMLPLPIEHQQHHHHTVLMPNENRFLEENFRFNNCKRTMVNFKERLENTVERCAYINGNQPQPGRGYRELLSTPKQDLATEDQSPSSSTSLEGSLVKDYIHYNGNFSAERINGCAPSPSDTKSISSEEDLRNPDSPSSNELRHYRPRTFNAGDLVWGQIKGFPSWPGKLVREEEVHNSSVQNTEEGKVWVMWFGVHTFTQVEPGKLKTLTEGLEAFNRARKRNRKGGKLNHHLEAAIHEAVSEMSGSVHQIPQMGRQVKPPKPKRRKISR; from the exons atgaatggagGAAGGGAGTATGAAGGAGGGGACAAAGGAGGGCCGCCTCCCGCCCAGGTTCCAATAGGATGGCAGCGCAAGGCGGACCCAAACCAAGTGGTTTACGTAAG TCCAAGTGGCTCAGTCCTATCTTGCCTGGAGCAGGTTAAAACATACCTGTTAACTGACGGAACCTGCAAGTGCGGCTTGGAATGTCCTCTTATTCTCCCCAAG GTGTTTAATTTTGATCCTGGGGCAGCTGTCAAACAGAGGACCGCAGAAGATGTCAAAGCAGATGAAGATGTTACTAAGCTTTGCATCCATAAACGGAAAATCATTGCAGTTGCCACCCTTCATAAAAGCATGGAAACACCCCATCCTTCTCTAGTTTTAACTAGTCCAGGGGGTGGCACAA GTGCAACTCCAGTGGTACCTACACGATCAGCAACTCCAAGAGCAATAAGGAATAAATCACATGAAGGAATGGCTAATTCTGTGGTCACAGAATGCAAGAACCCTttcaagatgatgatgatgacaggTCCTAGGCTTTATCAACAGGAACTAACTGCAGGCCAGCTGCAAGATTTTCACGCTGGCTATCCAAGACAAAGGCTTGGGAGTAATGAGCATGGACAGAAGTCTCCATACCGTGGCAGTCATGGTGGATTGCCCAGCCCAGCGTCATCAGGATCTCAAATATACGGTGATGGCTCCTTGTCTCCCAGGACTGACCCTCTGGGAAGCCCTGATGTTTTCACACGGAACAATCCTGGGTTTCATGGTGTGTCTAATTCTAGCCCCATTCAATTAAACAACCGGACTCGACTATCTCCCCATGCAGTATTGCTCCATAACGCTCCAGCACAGTCATCTTGCGCCATGGCTGGAAGGACTAATATACCGCTTTCACCTACAGTGACTACAAAAAGTCCTATTCTAAAAAAGCCTATGTGTAATTTTCCACCCAATATGGACATGCCTCGAGCAGTATTTCACCATAAACCCCCTCAAGTTTCACACCCTCCCCCACCACCACCCTTACCACCCCCCTGTGCTCTTCAGAAAAAGCAAATTACTTCAGAAAAGGACCCCTTGGGCATCCTCGATCCAATCCCCAGTAAACCAGTTAGCCAGAGCCATATGTTAATGAACCCCTCTAATTTCCAGTCAAATGTCCACTCTCAGGTGCCTATGATGAATGTAAACATCCCCCCTGCTATTGTTCCCTTGCCAAGTAACCTCCCCTTGCCAACAGTCAAATCAGGACCCGTAAATCATGGCAGCCACATACAGAGGGTCCAGCATGTGGCCTCCACCACCATATCACACTCCCCAGTAACCTCCCCAGTGCACATGATGGGACCTGTCATGGGGAGGATAGAGGCATCTCCTCAAAGGTCACGCTCATCTTCCACTTCTTCAGACCATGGAAGCTTCATCGTGCCACCGGGGCCTCAGGCCAGTTGTGGTAGCATGAAGGTTCCCCCGAGGTCACCTAGGTCATCCATTGGATCACCAAGGCCATCTATGCCTTCAAGCCCCTCTACAAAGCCTGATGGTCTTCATCATCAGTACAAAGACGTCTCCAACCAGTTGCTTGTTGGCAAGAGCAACGTTCTTAACGCTCAGTCCAACTCTATGTTTCCACCCGCATCAGCCGGAAGTGCTCCGCAGAAGAATCACCCAGGGCTGCTCGGAATGCCCCTTAATCAGATCTTGAATCAACATAATGCTGCTTCGTTTCCTGCAAGTAGTTTACTGTCCGCAGCAGCTAAAGCACAGCTAGCAAATCAAAACAAATTGACTGGCAACAACAATAGCAGCAGTAGGGGGAACAGTAATAGCAGCAGTGTCGGGCCTGTTGGCAGTGGTGGTAACGGGGAAGGACATAGCACTTTAAATACCATGTTTCCCCCTAATAACATGATGCTGACGATGAGTGAAGGGCAGCAAAGTGGACGAGCTGCACTACGAGACAAGCTAATGGCTCAGCAAAAGGATCCCTTACGTAAACGAAAGCAGCCAGCTTCGGTTTTCAACATGCTCAAGCAGTTGCCGATGGGAGCTCCAGAAGCCTCCAATCCTGGACCTGACCACCTGAGGAAGCAAGGTCAAAGTTCACTTCCTCCAAATAACTCTATGGCCCATTTGCTTCAGACAATGAGCTGTCACATGAGTGGAAATAATGGCGCTGGTTGTGGTATCTCAAATGCTAATATACCTTGCTCCTCGAATCAGCTTCATTTTACAGACAACAGTTTGACTTCTTTTCCACCTCAAAACCTACAGTTGCAGCATCATCCTTCCAGGGAGGAAGGAATGCACTGCCAAAACGTAAACACTAACTTGGTTCACAGCGGAGGCCATGTCCCTCACAGCCAGTTTGCAAGTCTGGTGAATCAGATGCAAGCTGTTGGGAATTGTGGGATGCTCAATCAGACAGGAGTCGCTTTAGGGAGTCCCTTACATCACCAACCTCCCCCTCAACACCACCACCATactcaccaccaccatcaccctTCTCCTCATCATCCTGAGcgacaacatcatcatcatcattatcatcatcatcatcataaccaGGAACTTTCCAGGATCCAGGCTTCTTCAGTAGCGATGGTACCAAACAACAGTGGCAGCAACTGTGCCCAAGCAAGTTCAGAAGCag GAAATTCAGGCCTATCGTCGTCCATGGCAGTAGCCGGTGCCAATCAGCCTGCCATCACCAAGACTACATCTGTAATGCAGGATGGAGTTATTGTTCGAACCGCGAGTGGCAACCCACTGCAGGGTCAGCTACCAATTGGTTGCGCCTTTCCATTCATGGGACAAGAGCAGATGTTTCAGTTCCCACAAAATAACCTGGCCAGCAGCAGTCTCCCAAACCCCTTAAACACAAACCTTCTAGGTTCCCTCTCCATCCCTTTAGCCATGAACaatcaacagcagcagcagcatcagcaacaACAGCTCCTAAACCAGAATCTGCTAAACATGTTAGCAGCTCCTTCAGGAGACAGCAACCTCAACACACTAGGCATCCTAAACCCCAATCTTAATGCTGCTTTGGCTTTGCTCTCTAATGATATGGATGGGCAGGCATTGCCTCCTGGTCAGCTCCAGCTCCTAGCAGCTCTGCTTCAGAATCAAGCTCAGGCGGCCGCAATGCTTCCTCTCCCCCCTTTTAACTTGAACCTCCCAGATCGgttacaacagcaacaacaacaacaacaaccgaAAAACAACTCTTTAGCTTCCATGACACCAGTCCTGCCAGACCATTTACAACATAATCAGTCAGACTGCAGTAGATCAGAGGCATTGATGGCCCACCCTCTGCAGAGCTCTTTAGTGAGAAACGACACTACTCCTAATGCCCTACTCCTCCCCGCTGTCACTGGGGCCTCTGGGCTAATGTCCATGAATCCCCAGCTGTTGGGAAGCCTCCTGAACTGTGCAATGGACAGTGCTACTAATCATTCTGAGGTACCCATAGCAACCTCCTCCCAGGCAACCACTACCACAACCACTACATCGTCATCCTCCTCCTCGTCGGTGGCATCCATGGCTGTCTCCTCGCTGGGTGGGTCGGCCATAGCTTCGATGGCAGAAACACTGCTGAACCTATCGAACAACCCCGGGAACGCGACAGGACCTGCTAAACTCCTCAGTGGTTCAGTGGTGCCACAACTTCTGAACCCTGTGCTGGGGACAG GTGATGTCTCTTCATTAAACAGTCTAAATAACCCACAGCTGAGTAATCTACAGTCACTGATTAACAACAACAACCAGATGTTTCATCAGAACCAGCAGCAGCTGCTTCAGGGACTTCAAGGTGTCCAGTGTCACCAGGGGTTCCAAAGAGAGCACCTCTTCTCTGGGCCAGCTGACAGCTCCAGCCCCATGGCCTGTCTATTTCAAAATTTTCAG gtgAGTTTACCTGAAGACATTGCTGTTTCCAGCAAACCGATGAACCTTCAGTCTGGGATGACATCACTTCCTGAGCATCCCCACGCAGGCCTACCTGCTTTCCGAGACGGCCCTTGTGAATCACAGCCACAAAGAACAGAACAAACTGCAGGCCAACAGGCCACAGGTAGCCTCCAAGGAGCAGGTCCCAGGGGGGACTCCTCTGTGGATGCAATTTACAAAGCCGTGGTGGACGCTGCCAGCAAGGGCATGCAGGTGGTCATCACCACATCCGTGAGTAGCACCACTCAGATGAGCCCCATCCCAGCTCTGAGTGCCTTTACTGCCTCCATTGCGGACCCTGTCAACCTCTCCCACGCTGTCAATGCAGTCATACACGGCAGAAGACCTTCGTGCCAAGAGCCGGAAACCCGTGCCAGAAACACTAGGGGATCGAGGGTGCGTAAGAACTCTGAGCAGGGCAAAAGCACTCCAGAAGGAGGGGAGGCCTATGAGTACTTCAAATCTCCAGGCCGCAACACCCCTAGGAAACTGTGGGAGGTAGACCAAGTCCCAGGAGCAGATGGAAATCCATGGAAGTTTGAAGAGGTTTTAGGGCGCTCTGCCCCTGTCCACAGCAGCCCTTGCAAGGAGAGGCCCAACAGCATCTCACCAATGCTGCCACTGCCTATTGAGCATCAGCAACACCACCATCATACAGTATTAATGCCAAACGAAAATCGGTTTCTTGAGGAGAACTTCAGGTTTAACAACTGCAAAAGAACTATGGTGAATTTTAAGGAGAGACTGGAGAACACAGTGGAAAGGTGTGCATACATTAACGGTAACCAGCCTCAGCCAGGCAGGGGTTACAGGGAGTTGCTGAGCACCCCCAAGCAGGACCTGGCAACAGAGGATCAATCCCCCAGCTCCTCCACCAGCTTGGAAGGTTCTTTGGTCAAAGATTACATTCATTACAACGGAAACTTCAGTGCAGAGAGAATTAATGGGTGTGCCCCGAGCCCTTCAGACACTAAAAGCATAAGCAGCGAGGAGGACTTGAGGAATCCAGACTCTCCGTCTTCCAACGAGTTAAGACATTACAGGCCTAGGACGTTCAATGCAGGTGACTTGGTCTGGGGCCAGATCAAAGGTTTCCCTTCATGGCCTGGTAAATTggtgagggaggaggaggtgCACAATTCTTCTGTACAAAACACTGAGGAGGGGAAG
- the LOC117412948 gene encoding methyl-CpG-binding domain protein 5-like isoform X4, which yields MNGGREYEGGDKGGPPPAQVPIGWQRKADPNQVVYVSPSGSVLSCLEQVKTYLLTDGTCKCGLECPLILPKVFNFDPGAAVKQRTAEDVKADEDVTKLCIHKRKIIAVATLHKSMETPHPSLVLTSPGGGTSATPVVPTRSATPRAIRNKSHEGMANSVVTECKNPFKMMMMTGPRLYQQELTAGQLQDFHAGYPRQRLGSNEHGQKSPYRGSHGGLPSPASSGSQIYGDGSLSPRTDPLGSPDVFTRNNPGFHGVSNSSPIQLNNRTRLSPHAVLLHNAPAQSSCAMAGRTNIPLSPTVTTKSPILKKPMCNFPPNMDMPRAVFHHKPPQVSHPPPPPPLPPPCALQKKQITSEKDPLGILDPIPSKPVSQSHMLMNPSNFQSNVHSQVPMMNVNIPPAIVPLPSNLPLPTVKSGPVNHGSHIQRVQHVASTTISHSPVTSPVHMMGPVMGRIEASPQRSRSSSTSSDHGSFIVPPGPQASCGSMKVPPRSPRSSIGSPRPSMPSSPSTKPDGLHHQYKDVSNQLLVGKSNVLNAQSNSMFPPASAGSAPQKNHPGLLGMPLNQILNQHNAASFPASSLLSAAAKAQLANQNKLTGNNNSSSRGNSNSSSVGPVGSGGNGEGHSTLNTMFPPNNMMLTMSEGQQSGRAALRDKLMAQQKDPLRKRKQPASVFNMLKQLPMGAPEASNPGPDHLRKQGQSSLPPNNSMAHLLQTMSCHMSGNNGAGCGISNANIPCSSNQLHFTDNSLTSFPPQNLQLQHHPSREEGMHCQNVNTNLVHSGGHVPHSQFASLVNQMQAVGNCGMLNQTGVALGSPLHHQPPPQHHHHTHHHHHPSPHHPERQHHHHHYHHHHHNQELSRIQASSVAMVPNNSGSNCAQASSEAGDVSSLNSLNNPQLSNLQSLINNNNQMFHQNQQQLLQGLQGVQCHQGFQREHLFSGPADSSSPMACLFQNFQVSLPEDIAVSSKPMNLQSGMTSLPEHPHAGLPAFRDGPCESQPQRTEQTAGQQATGSLQGAGPRGDSSVDAIYKAVVDAASKGMQVVITTSVSSTTQMSPIPALSAFTASIADPVNLSHAVNAVIHGRRPSCQEPETRARNTRGSRVRKNSEQGKSTPEGGEAYEYFKSPGRNTPRKLWEVDQVPGADGNPWKFEEVLGRSAPVHSSPCKERPNSISPMLPLPIEHQQHHHHTVLMPNENRFLEENFRFNNCKRTMVNFKERLENTVERCAYINGNQPQPGRGYRELLSTPKQDLATEDQSPSSSTSLEGSLVKDYIHYNGNFSAERINGCAPSPSDTKSISSEEDLRNPDSPSSNELRHYRPRTFNAGDLVWGQIKGFPSWPGKLVREEEVHNSSVQNTEEGKVWVMWFGVHTFTQVEPGKLKTLTEGLEAFNRARKRNRKGGKLNHHLEAAIHEAVSEMSGSVHQIPQMGRQVKPPKPKRRKISR from the exons atgaatggagGAAGGGAGTATGAAGGAGGGGACAAAGGAGGGCCGCCTCCCGCCCAGGTTCCAATAGGATGGCAGCGCAAGGCGGACCCAAACCAAGTGGTTTACGTAAG TCCAAGTGGCTCAGTCCTATCTTGCCTGGAGCAGGTTAAAACATACCTGTTAACTGACGGAACCTGCAAGTGCGGCTTGGAATGTCCTCTTATTCTCCCCAAG GTGTTTAATTTTGATCCTGGGGCAGCTGTCAAACAGAGGACCGCAGAAGATGTCAAAGCAGATGAAGATGTTACTAAGCTTTGCATCCATAAACGGAAAATCATTGCAGTTGCCACCCTTCATAAAAGCATGGAAACACCCCATCCTTCTCTAGTTTTAACTAGTCCAGGGGGTGGCACAA GTGCAACTCCAGTGGTACCTACACGATCAGCAACTCCAAGAGCAATAAGGAATAAATCACATGAAGGAATGGCTAATTCTGTGGTCACAGAATGCAAGAACCCTttcaagatgatgatgatgacaggTCCTAGGCTTTATCAACAGGAACTAACTGCAGGCCAGCTGCAAGATTTTCACGCTGGCTATCCAAGACAAAGGCTTGGGAGTAATGAGCATGGACAGAAGTCTCCATACCGTGGCAGTCATGGTGGATTGCCCAGCCCAGCGTCATCAGGATCTCAAATATACGGTGATGGCTCCTTGTCTCCCAGGACTGACCCTCTGGGAAGCCCTGATGTTTTCACACGGAACAATCCTGGGTTTCATGGTGTGTCTAATTCTAGCCCCATTCAATTAAACAACCGGACTCGACTATCTCCCCATGCAGTATTGCTCCATAACGCTCCAGCACAGTCATCTTGCGCCATGGCTGGAAGGACTAATATACCGCTTTCACCTACAGTGACTACAAAAAGTCCTATTCTAAAAAAGCCTATGTGTAATTTTCCACCCAATATGGACATGCCTCGAGCAGTATTTCACCATAAACCCCCTCAAGTTTCACACCCTCCCCCACCACCACCCTTACCACCCCCCTGTGCTCTTCAGAAAAAGCAAATTACTTCAGAAAAGGACCCCTTGGGCATCCTCGATCCAATCCCCAGTAAACCAGTTAGCCAGAGCCATATGTTAATGAACCCCTCTAATTTCCAGTCAAATGTCCACTCTCAGGTGCCTATGATGAATGTAAACATCCCCCCTGCTATTGTTCCCTTGCCAAGTAACCTCCCCTTGCCAACAGTCAAATCAGGACCCGTAAATCATGGCAGCCACATACAGAGGGTCCAGCATGTGGCCTCCACCACCATATCACACTCCCCAGTAACCTCCCCAGTGCACATGATGGGACCTGTCATGGGGAGGATAGAGGCATCTCCTCAAAGGTCACGCTCATCTTCCACTTCTTCAGACCATGGAAGCTTCATCGTGCCACCGGGGCCTCAGGCCAGTTGTGGTAGCATGAAGGTTCCCCCGAGGTCACCTAGGTCATCCATTGGATCACCAAGGCCATCTATGCCTTCAAGCCCCTCTACAAAGCCTGATGGTCTTCATCATCAGTACAAAGACGTCTCCAACCAGTTGCTTGTTGGCAAGAGCAACGTTCTTAACGCTCAGTCCAACTCTATGTTTCCACCCGCATCAGCCGGAAGTGCTCCGCAGAAGAATCACCCAGGGCTGCTCGGAATGCCCCTTAATCAGATCTTGAATCAACATAATGCTGCTTCGTTTCCTGCAAGTAGTTTACTGTCCGCAGCAGCTAAAGCACAGCTAGCAAATCAAAACAAATTGACTGGCAACAACAATAGCAGCAGTAGGGGGAACAGTAATAGCAGCAGTGTCGGGCCTGTTGGCAGTGGTGGTAACGGGGAAGGACATAGCACTTTAAATACCATGTTTCCCCCTAATAACATGATGCTGACGATGAGTGAAGGGCAGCAAAGTGGACGAGCTGCACTACGAGACAAGCTAATGGCTCAGCAAAAGGATCCCTTACGTAAACGAAAGCAGCCAGCTTCGGTTTTCAACATGCTCAAGCAGTTGCCGATGGGAGCTCCAGAAGCCTCCAATCCTGGACCTGACCACCTGAGGAAGCAAGGTCAAAGTTCACTTCCTCCAAATAACTCTATGGCCCATTTGCTTCAGACAATGAGCTGTCACATGAGTGGAAATAATGGCGCTGGTTGTGGTATCTCAAATGCTAATATACCTTGCTCCTCGAATCAGCTTCATTTTACAGACAACAGTTTGACTTCTTTTCCACCTCAAAACCTACAGTTGCAGCATCATCCTTCCAGGGAGGAAGGAATGCACTGCCAAAACGTAAACACTAACTTGGTTCACAGCGGAGGCCATGTCCCTCACAGCCAGTTTGCAAGTCTGGTGAATCAGATGCAAGCTGTTGGGAATTGTGGGATGCTCAATCAGACAGGAGTCGCTTTAGGGAGTCCCTTACATCACCAACCTCCCCCTCAACACCACCACCATactcaccaccaccatcaccctTCTCCTCATCATCCTGAGcgacaacatcatcatcatcattatcatcatcatcatcataaccaGGAACTTTCCAGGATCCAGGCTTCTTCAGTAGCGATGGTACCAAACAACAGTGGCAGCAACTGTGCCCAAGCAAGTTCAGAAGCag GTGATGTCTCTTCATTAAACAGTCTAAATAACCCACAGCTGAGTAATCTACAGTCACTGATTAACAACAACAACCAGATGTTTCATCAGAACCAGCAGCAGCTGCTTCAGGGACTTCAAGGTGTCCAGTGTCACCAGGGGTTCCAAAGAGAGCACCTCTTCTCTGGGCCAGCTGACAGCTCCAGCCCCATGGCCTGTCTATTTCAAAATTTTCAG gtgAGTTTACCTGAAGACATTGCTGTTTCCAGCAAACCGATGAACCTTCAGTCTGGGATGACATCACTTCCTGAGCATCCCCACGCAGGCCTACCTGCTTTCCGAGACGGCCCTTGTGAATCACAGCCACAAAGAACAGAACAAACTGCAGGCCAACAGGCCACAGGTAGCCTCCAAGGAGCAGGTCCCAGGGGGGACTCCTCTGTGGATGCAATTTACAAAGCCGTGGTGGACGCTGCCAGCAAGGGCATGCAGGTGGTCATCACCACATCCGTGAGTAGCACCACTCAGATGAGCCCCATCCCAGCTCTGAGTGCCTTTACTGCCTCCATTGCGGACCCTGTCAACCTCTCCCACGCTGTCAATGCAGTCATACACGGCAGAAGACCTTCGTGCCAAGAGCCGGAAACCCGTGCCAGAAACACTAGGGGATCGAGGGTGCGTAAGAACTCTGAGCAGGGCAAAAGCACTCCAGAAGGAGGGGAGGCCTATGAGTACTTCAAATCTCCAGGCCGCAACACCCCTAGGAAACTGTGGGAGGTAGACCAAGTCCCAGGAGCAGATGGAAATCCATGGAAGTTTGAAGAGGTTTTAGGGCGCTCTGCCCCTGTCCACAGCAGCCCTTGCAAGGAGAGGCCCAACAGCATCTCACCAATGCTGCCACTGCCTATTGAGCATCAGCAACACCACCATCATACAGTATTAATGCCAAACGAAAATCGGTTTCTTGAGGAGAACTTCAGGTTTAACAACTGCAAAAGAACTATGGTGAATTTTAAGGAGAGACTGGAGAACACAGTGGAAAGGTGTGCATACATTAACGGTAACCAGCCTCAGCCAGGCAGGGGTTACAGGGAGTTGCTGAGCACCCCCAAGCAGGACCTGGCAACAGAGGATCAATCCCCCAGCTCCTCCACCAGCTTGGAAGGTTCTTTGGTCAAAGATTACATTCATTACAACGGAAACTTCAGTGCAGAGAGAATTAATGGGTGTGCCCCGAGCCCTTCAGACACTAAAAGCATAAGCAGCGAGGAGGACTTGAGGAATCCAGACTCTCCGTCTTCCAACGAGTTAAGACATTACAGGCCTAGGACGTTCAATGCAGGTGACTTGGTCTGGGGCCAGATCAAAGGTTTCCCTTCATGGCCTGGTAAATTggtgagggaggaggaggtgCACAATTCTTCTGTACAAAACACTGAGGAGGGGAAG